Proteins co-encoded in one Kribbella solani genomic window:
- a CDS encoding sirohydrochlorin chelatase, with amino-acid sequence MTAPALVILAHGSRDPRSAATVHSLVKCLREMRADLRIEASFLDHCPPTPFQVLGKLAAEGVEEIVVLPLLLSAAYHARTDVPAVIDEARARYPHLRIIASDVLGYDETLLEVLDRRMRAELKDGRVRELDALVLACAGSSDSHANASVTRLARLWGQRHKLPVTAAFVCAASPSPAEAVLQWRLEGRRHVAVGSLFLAPGVLPDRAESTSRRAGAVAVSRPLGVSTEVARLVLLRYGVAGLDLLTLEPAPRPVLARPELVRTA; translated from the coding sequence GTGACTGCTCCAGCGCTCGTGATCCTCGCCCACGGCAGCCGCGACCCGCGCTCGGCCGCCACCGTCCACTCGCTGGTGAAGTGCCTGCGGGAGATGCGTGCCGACCTGCGGATCGAAGCCTCCTTCCTCGACCACTGCCCGCCGACGCCGTTCCAGGTCCTCGGCAAACTCGCCGCCGAAGGTGTCGAGGAGATCGTCGTCCTGCCGCTGCTGCTGTCGGCCGCGTACCACGCGCGCACCGACGTACCCGCCGTCATCGACGAGGCCCGCGCCCGGTACCCGCACCTGCGGATCATCGCGTCCGACGTGCTCGGGTACGACGAGACGCTGCTCGAGGTCCTCGACCGGCGGATGCGCGCCGAGCTGAAGGACGGCCGCGTACGCGAGCTGGACGCGCTGGTCCTGGCCTGCGCCGGTTCGAGCGACTCGCACGCGAACGCGAGCGTCACCCGCCTGGCCCGCCTGTGGGGCCAGCGGCACAAGCTGCCGGTCACCGCCGCGTTCGTCTGCGCCGCGTCGCCGTCACCGGCCGAGGCCGTCCTGCAGTGGCGGCTGGAGGGCCGTCGCCACGTGGCGGTCGGTTCCCTCTTCCTCGCGCCTGGTGTCCTCCCGGACCGCGCCGAGTCCACGTCGCGTCGAGCCGGCGCGGTCGCCGTCTCGCGCCCGCTGGGCGTCAGCACCGAGGTGGCCCGCCTGGTCCTGCTCCGCTACGGCGTGGCCGGCCTGGACCTGCTCACCCTGGAGCCGGCGCCGCGCCCGGTCCTCGCCCGCCCCGAGCTGGTGCGTACCGCCTAG
- the solA gene encoding N-methyl-L-tryptophan oxidase encodes MRTDVVVVGLGAFGSAALWRLAARGVRVVGIERQAIGHAFGSSHGTTRLFRVACMEHPGLTELARKSLALWTELGERTGETYVRQTGSLNVGSLTSAPVTGARKAAAIGASTGDLSHQELRTRFPQYNLEPGDVAVWDPGAGICYAEPTVRAQVAEARRLGATVYPHTMVTEIDVRADEVIVRTPTVDIAAEQVVVCAGAWLGKLVPGLPATPRRTPLFWFQPADPESEAFRLANFPSFIWELADGRGLWGHGSDDGFGVKVGLDGGSHRTGFDPDELDRYIHPVADIAELAAAVGRAFPGLDPAPVKAIPCMVTDTPDGQFLVGRYDERLVIAGGDNGHGFKHCAGIGELLAQVTTKETPFADASFVDPHRF; translated from the coding sequence ATGCGGACTGATGTGGTGGTTGTCGGGTTGGGGGCGTTCGGATCGGCGGCGTTGTGGCGGCTGGCGGCGCGAGGGGTGCGGGTGGTCGGCATCGAGCGGCAGGCGATCGGGCACGCATTCGGGTCGTCGCACGGGACGACGCGGCTGTTCCGGGTCGCGTGTATGGAGCATCCGGGGCTGACCGAGCTCGCTCGCAAGTCGCTCGCGTTGTGGACCGAGCTGGGTGAGCGTACGGGAGAGACGTACGTCCGCCAGACCGGATCGCTCAACGTCGGCAGCCTTACCAGCGCACCGGTGACGGGCGCGCGCAAGGCGGCCGCGATCGGCGCGTCGACCGGCGATCTGTCCCACCAGGAGCTCCGGACCCGGTTCCCGCAGTACAACCTGGAGCCTGGCGATGTCGCCGTGTGGGACCCGGGCGCGGGCATCTGCTACGCGGAGCCGACGGTACGCGCGCAGGTTGCCGAGGCGCGGCGGTTGGGCGCGACCGTCTACCCACACACGATGGTCACCGAGATCGACGTACGCGCGGACGAGGTCATCGTACGGACGCCGACCGTGGACATCGCGGCCGAACAGGTCGTGGTCTGCGCCGGTGCATGGCTCGGCAAGCTGGTTCCGGGTCTGCCGGCGACCCCGCGACGTACGCCCTTGTTCTGGTTCCAGCCGGCTGACCCGGAGTCGGAGGCGTTCCGGCTGGCGAACTTCCCGTCCTTCATCTGGGAGCTCGCGGACGGCCGCGGGCTGTGGGGGCACGGGTCGGACGACGGATTCGGTGTGAAGGTCGGACTCGACGGTGGGTCACACCGGACCGGTTTCGACCCGGACGAGCTGGATCGGTACATCCATCCGGTGGCGGACATCGCGGAGCTCGCGGCCGCGGTCGGCCGGGCGTTTCCGGGGCTCGATCCGGCGCCGGTGAAGGCGATTCCGTGCATGGTGACCGACACGCCGGACGGGCAGTTCCTCGTCGGCCGGTACGACGAGCGGCTGGTGATCGCCGGCGGTGACAACGGGCACGGCTTCAAGCACTGCGCCGGGATCGGCGAGTTGCTCGCCCAGGTGACGACGAAGGAGACGCCATTCGCGGACGCCTCCTTCGTCGATCCACACCGGTTCTAG
- a CDS encoding polyphosphate kinase 2 family protein: MRHDVEMAKKKAKAAGLRDQLRVPLGEIDLTTYDTRSTAGFDGSKDDGKVALGNLGAEVSDWQERLFAEGRSGGERSILLVLQGMDTSGKGGVIRHGAGLMDPQGLKITSFKAPTPAEKRRGFLWRIRQAVPGHGMIGIFDRSHYEDVLIARVRELVTPNVWNRRYDQINEFEAELTASGVTIVKCYLHISPEEQKTRLEARLDDPTKHWKYNPGDVDERMLWPDYMDAYHAAIERCNTDEAPWYVIPSDRKWYRNWAVTTILLETLKDLNPDWPTADFDVAKEKKRLAAT; the protein is encoded by the coding sequence ATGAGGCACGATGTGGAGATGGCGAAGAAGAAGGCGAAGGCCGCGGGACTCCGGGACCAGTTGCGCGTACCGCTCGGCGAGATCGACCTGACGACGTACGACACCCGCTCGACGGCCGGGTTCGACGGCAGCAAGGACGACGGCAAGGTCGCGCTGGGGAACCTCGGCGCGGAGGTGTCGGACTGGCAGGAGCGCTTGTTCGCCGAGGGCCGTAGCGGTGGTGAGCGGAGCATCCTGCTGGTCCTGCAGGGGATGGACACTTCCGGCAAGGGCGGGGTGATCCGGCACGGCGCGGGGCTGATGGACCCGCAGGGTCTGAAGATCACGTCGTTCAAGGCGCCGACGCCGGCGGAGAAGCGGCGCGGGTTCCTGTGGCGGATTCGGCAGGCCGTTCCCGGGCACGGCATGATCGGTATCTTCGACCGGTCGCACTACGAGGACGTGCTGATCGCGCGCGTCCGCGAGCTGGTCACGCCGAACGTGTGGAACCGGCGGTACGACCAGATCAACGAGTTCGAGGCCGAGCTGACCGCGAGCGGCGTGACGATCGTGAAGTGCTACCTGCACATCTCGCCGGAGGAGCAGAAGACCCGGCTGGAGGCCCGGCTCGACGACCCGACCAAGCACTGGAAGTACAACCCCGGTGACGTCGACGAACGGATGCTCTGGCCGGACTACATGGACGCGTACCACGCGGCGATCGAGCGCTGTAACACCGACGAAGCGCCCTGGTACGTGATCCCGAGCGACCGCAAGTGGTACCGCAACTGGGCGGTCACGACGATCCTTCTGGAAACCCTGAAGGACCTGAACCCGGACTGGCCGACCGCGGACTTCGACGTCGCCAAGGAGAAGAAGCGCCTGGCGGCAACCTGA
- the zapE gene encoding cell division protein ZapE: MVIRLSERWPEVGPERLLSECVPPPRFADVRFATYRPDPDEPSQTAALELLTDRAAKLATPRRAPSLWSRFRAPRADPGKPGIYLDGGFGVGKTHLLASLWHESSGPKMYCTFVELTNLVGALGLRTAVEALSSYRLICIDEFELDDPGDTMLISRLLGQLVAAGVELAATSNTLPDKLGEGRFQAVDFLREIQGLAAHFDVRRVDGPDYRHRGLPVAPDPWPDEKVERTAAERPYASCDHFVDLHRHLAELHPSKYGALLDGVETVGITDIRPLTDENVALRMVVLADRMYDRDLPLVAGGVPLDQLFSADMLKGGYRKKYLRALSRLIALARAS; encoded by the coding sequence ATGGTGATCCGGTTGAGCGAGCGGTGGCCGGAGGTCGGACCGGAGCGGTTGCTGTCGGAGTGCGTGCCGCCGCCCCGGTTCGCGGACGTGCGCTTCGCCACGTACCGCCCGGATCCGGACGAGCCGTCGCAGACCGCGGCACTCGAGCTGCTCACCGACCGCGCCGCGAAGCTGGCGACGCCCCGGCGGGCACCGTCGCTCTGGTCCCGTTTCCGTGCGCCGCGCGCCGACCCCGGCAAGCCCGGCATCTACCTGGACGGCGGCTTCGGCGTCGGCAAGACGCACCTGCTCGCGTCGCTGTGGCACGAGTCGTCCGGCCCGAAGATGTACTGCACGTTCGTCGAGCTCACGAACCTGGTCGGCGCGCTCGGTCTGCGTACGGCGGTCGAGGCACTGTCGTCGTACCGGCTGATCTGCATCGACGAGTTCGAGCTGGACGACCCCGGTGACACGATGCTGATCTCGCGCCTGCTCGGCCAGCTGGTCGCGGCCGGCGTCGAGCTCGCCGCGACGTCGAATACCTTGCCGGACAAGCTCGGCGAGGGCCGGTTCCAGGCGGTCGACTTCCTGCGCGAGATCCAGGGCCTAGCGGCGCATTTCGACGTACGCCGGGTGGACGGCCCCGACTATCGCCATCGCGGACTGCCCGTCGCGCCGGACCCCTGGCCGGACGAGAAGGTCGAGCGGACGGCGGCCGAGCGCCCGTACGCGTCGTGTGACCATTTTGTCGACCTGCACCGTCATCTCGCCGAGCTGCACCCGAGCAAGTACGGCGCGCTGCTGGACGGTGTCGAAACGGTCGGGATCACCGACATCCGTCCACTCACGGACGAGAACGTGGCGCTGCGGATGGTCGTACTCGCGGACCGGATGTACGACCGAGACCTCCCGCTCGTCGCCGGTGGCGTACCGCTGGATCAGCTGTTCTCCGCGGACATGCTGAAAGGCGGGTACCGGAAGAAGTACCTGCGCGCGCTGTCCCGATTGATCGCACTCGCCCGCGCGTCCTGA
- a CDS encoding zinc-binding dehydrogenase — protein sequence MKAIRLHEFGPAENLRYEDVPDPVPTAGMVLLDVEAAGVHLVDTMIRTGPVPDSPFPVPELPTIPGREVAGRVSAVGPDVDEAWIGKRVVVHLGMVPGGYAARAVAKVESLYELPGHVDAADAVAAIGTGRTTAGILREANLTADDVVIVTSAAGGIGSYAIQSARNVGAVAIGLAGGPAKVEIVRSLGAQYAVDYRDPDWVQVLKGELGDREPTLLLDGVGGENGQRAFELLGHGGRALLFGASGGGPIQFTQDDLIARGLSVSWTLGAKMARQLRSLEREAVDETVAGRWKALTTPFPLAEAAAAHQALETRAATGKVVLIP from the coding sequence GTGAAAGCAATCAGACTGCATGAGTTCGGTCCGGCAGAGAACCTGCGCTACGAGGACGTACCCGACCCGGTACCCACTGCCGGGATGGTGCTGCTGGACGTGGAGGCGGCCGGGGTACACCTGGTCGACACGATGATCCGGACAGGTCCGGTGCCGGACAGCCCGTTCCCCGTACCCGAGTTGCCGACGATCCCCGGTCGCGAGGTCGCCGGGCGGGTCAGCGCGGTCGGGCCGGACGTCGACGAGGCGTGGATCGGCAAGCGGGTCGTGGTACATCTCGGGATGGTGCCCGGCGGGTACGCCGCACGCGCGGTGGCGAAGGTGGAGTCACTGTACGAACTGCCCGGCCATGTCGACGCCGCCGACGCCGTCGCCGCGATCGGGACCGGGCGTACGACGGCCGGCATCTTGCGGGAGGCGAACCTGACCGCCGACGACGTGGTCATCGTCACGTCCGCGGCCGGCGGGATCGGGAGTTATGCGATCCAGTCCGCACGCAACGTCGGCGCGGTCGCGATCGGGCTGGCCGGTGGACCGGCGAAGGTGGAGATCGTGCGGTCGCTCGGCGCGCAGTACGCGGTCGACTACCGCGATCCGGACTGGGTGCAGGTGCTCAAAGGCGAGCTTGGTGATCGGGAGCCGACCCTGCTGCTCGACGGCGTCGGCGGCGAGAACGGGCAGCGGGCGTTCGAGTTGCTGGGGCATGGTGGCCGGGCGTTGCTGTTCGGCGCTTCGGGTGGCGGGCCGATCCAGTTCACGCAGGACGACCTGATCGCTCGCGGTTTGAGTGTGAGCTGGACGCTCGGCGCGAAGATGGCCCGCCAACTCCGCTCGCTCGAACGCGAGGCGGTCGACGAGACCGTAGCCGGACGATGGAAGGCGCTCACCACCCCGTTCCCCCTCGCCGAAGCAGCCGCCGCCCACCAAGCCCTCGAAACCCGCGCAGCCACCGGCAAGGTCGTCCTGATCCCCTGA
- a CDS encoding DUF1707 and FHA domain-containing protein has protein sequence MSSVPVGTRPSDAERDRALAVLRDGAGSGRLSHDTFVRRMNFVLNAQSRGELTDAIRDLPHPEPRARIWLRTLRTHVPRLTLDRTPNHPTTALTPPTSYGAPDVPYGGPAVGGGVLQEFDPYAAVAGPVVSREAPPNASRDIQLNGSPGAAWGAASGVSSGSTPGASSGSAPGGSLAAEPVASSASYRPRSAARRFRLPQLQLPRLRLLRAADPAPPPALALPAPGSPTVRIGRGAGATLRMADISVSRFHAELRHSGDGWMVRDLGSMNGTEVNGLRITTPVRVRPGDHISFGAVEYILTWTDQPQ, from the coding sequence ATGAGCTCGGTACCGGTGGGGACGCGTCCGTCGGACGCCGAACGGGACCGCGCGCTCGCCGTCCTCCGCGACGGCGCGGGCTCCGGCCGGTTGTCGCACGACACGTTCGTCCGCCGGATGAACTTCGTCCTGAACGCCCAGAGCCGCGGCGAACTGACCGACGCGATCCGCGACCTACCCCACCCCGAACCTCGCGCCCGCATCTGGCTCCGCACCCTCCGCACCCACGTCCCCCGCCTAACCCTCGACCGCACCCCCAACCACCCCACCACCGCCCTAACCCCACCCACCTCGTACGGCGCGCCGGACGTTCCGTACGGTGGGCCGGCCGTCGGCGGCGGGGTTCTGCAAGAGTTCGATCCGTACGCGGCGGTAGCTGGACCGGTTGTCTCGCGGGAGGCCCCGCCGAATGCCTCGCGGGACATCCAACTGAATGGCTCGCCAGGTGCCGCTTGGGGTGCCGCATCGGGTGTTTCGTCAGGTTCCACGCCGGGTGCTTCGTCCGGTTCCGCACCGGGTGGCTCGCTGGCTGCCGAGCCGGTTGCTTCGTCCGCGTCGTACCGGCCGAGGTCAGCGGCTCGGCGGTTTCGGTTGCCTCAGTTGCAGTTGCCGCGGTTGCGGTTGTTGCGTGCTGCTGATCCGGCTCCGCCGCCCGCGTTGGCTCTTCCCGCGCCAGGTTCTCCGACGGTACGGATCGGACGGGGCGCCGGGGCGACGCTGCGGATGGCTGACATCTCCGTGTCCCGGTTCCACGCCGAGCTCCGGCACTCCGGCGACGGCTGGATGGTCCGCGACCTCGGCTCCATGAACGGCACCGAGGTCAACGGACTACGCATCACCACACCGGTCAGAGTCCGCCCCGGCGACCACATCAGCTTCGGCGCCGTCGAATACATCCTCACCTGGACCGACCAACCGCAGTAG
- a CDS encoding ATP-dependent DNA ligase produces MRLPVMPPVKPMLAKPVKGIPRGDLSYEPKWDGFRSIIFRDGDEVEIGSRNEKPMTRYFPELVEAVKANLPDRCAIDGEIILIGGSGDRLDFELLQQRIHPAASRVNMLSEKTPARFVAFDLLALGDEDFTERPFAERRTALLDALADVQAPIHVTPATADHDVAERWFEQFEGAGLDGLIAKPLDGPYQPDKRAMFKVKPERTADCVVAGYRLHKSGPDRIGSLLLGLYSTDGTLASVGVIGAFPMERRKELFTELQSLVTTFDEHPWAWAKQEEGVRTPRNAEGSRWQAGKDLSFVPLRPERVVEVRYDHMEGIRFRHTAQFVRWRPDRTPESCNYEQLEEPVKFDLADVLSSARR; encoded by the coding sequence ATGCGACTGCCTGTGATGCCGCCGGTGAAACCGATGCTTGCCAAGCCGGTGAAGGGGATTCCGCGCGGGGATCTGTCCTACGAGCCGAAGTGGGACGGGTTCCGGTCGATCATTTTCCGCGACGGCGACGAGGTGGAGATCGGCAGCCGGAACGAGAAACCGATGACGCGGTACTTCCCGGAGCTGGTCGAGGCGGTGAAGGCGAACCTGCCGGACCGGTGCGCGATCGACGGCGAGATCATCCTGATCGGCGGCTCCGGTGACCGCCTCGACTTCGAGCTGCTGCAGCAGCGCATCCACCCGGCGGCGAGCCGCGTGAACATGCTGTCCGAGAAGACCCCGGCCCGCTTCGTCGCGTTCGATCTGCTCGCGCTCGGCGACGAGGACTTCACCGAGCGCCCGTTCGCGGAGCGGCGTACGGCCCTGCTGGACGCCCTCGCCGACGTGCAGGCACCCATCCACGTCACGCCCGCGACCGCTGATCATGACGTCGCGGAGCGCTGGTTCGAGCAGTTCGAGGGCGCCGGGCTGGACGGACTGATCGCCAAGCCTCTGGACGGTCCGTACCAACCGGACAAGCGGGCGATGTTCAAGGTCAAGCCGGAGCGTACGGCCGACTGCGTCGTCGCGGGGTACCGCCTGCACAAGAGCGGCCCGGACCGGATCGGCTCGTTGCTTCTCGGCCTGTACAGCACCGACGGCACGCTCGCCAGCGTCGGCGTGATCGGCGCGTTCCCGATGGAGCGGCGCAAGGAGCTCTTCACGGAGCTGCAGTCGCTCGTCACCACGTTCGACGAGCACCCGTGGGCGTGGGCGAAACAGGAGGAGGGCGTGCGTACGCCGCGCAACGCCGAAGGTAGTCGCTGGCAGGCGGGCAAGGACCTGTCGTTCGTACCGTTGCGCCCGGAGCGGGTCGTCGAGGTGCGGTACGACCACATGGAAGGCATCCGGTTCCGGCACACCGCGCAGTTCGTCCGCTGGCGCCCGGACCGTACGCCTGAGTCCTGCAACTACGAGCAGTTGGAGGAGCCGGTGAAGTTCGACCTGGCCGACGTACTCTCCAGCGCGCGCCGCTGA
- the uppS gene encoding polyprenyl diphosphate synthase, with protein sequence MLYGLYTRRLRRQLRGLPVPRHVAIVMDGNRRWARGAGYEDVRIGHRFGANHLEQFLLWCADAGITCVTAWVASADNMRKRDSAEVGYLMELTESVLAAHVRRDHRWRLHVAGRLDLLPDTTARALKEAAELSRDRTAGDLTLAIGYSGRLEVLDAVRSVLDDAAAAGRSLDDVADTLSEQDISSNLYVPGLPDPDLVIRTSGELRMSDFLLWQTTGSDIEFCDLYWPAFREVDLLRALRTYGHRRLERSR encoded by the coding sequence ATGCTGTACGGGCTGTACACCCGCCGCCTGCGCCGCCAGCTCCGCGGTCTGCCGGTCCCCCGCCATGTCGCGATCGTGATGGACGGCAACCGGCGCTGGGCCCGCGGCGCCGGGTACGAGGACGTACGGATCGGGCATCGCTTCGGCGCCAATCACCTGGAGCAGTTCCTGCTCTGGTGCGCGGATGCCGGCATCACCTGTGTGACGGCCTGGGTCGCGTCCGCGGACAACATGCGCAAACGCGACTCGGCCGAGGTCGGGTACCTGATGGAGCTGACCGAGAGCGTGCTGGCGGCGCATGTCCGGCGCGACCACCGCTGGCGGCTGCATGTCGCGGGCCGGCTGGATTTGTTGCCGGACACAACGGCCCGGGCGCTGAAGGAAGCGGCCGAGCTGAGCCGCGACCGGACCGCCGGTGACCTGACGCTGGCGATCGGTTACTCCGGCCGGCTCGAGGTGCTGGACGCGGTCCGCTCGGTGCTCGACGACGCGGCCGCGGCCGGCCGGTCACTGGACGACGTCGCCGACACGCTGTCCGAGCAGGACATCAGCAGCAACCTGTACGTGCCTGGGTTGCCCGATCCGGACCTGGTGATCCGCACCAGCGGCGAGCTGCGCATGTCGGACTTCCTGCTCTGGCAGACAACCGGCTCCGACATCGAGTTCTGCGACCTGTACTGGCCCGCCTTTCGCGAGGTCGACCTCCTCAGAGCATTACGCACTTATGGACACCGCAGACTAGAACGATCCAGATGA
- a CDS encoding ABC transporter ATP-binding protein produces the protein MSGPMMGGGMPGWRRQDASVVNRKLASGTLRRIFRFARPFRLQISLFLVLVVGSAFLVIASPLLFKKIVDDGIAKGNAGLVTALALVVALLAVVEALLGLVQRWFSARIGEGLIFDLRTKVFAHVQRMPVAFFTRTQTGALVSRLNNDVIGAQQAFTTTLSGVVSNIISLILVVGAMLALSWQLTVVAILMLPIFLIPARVLGRRLAAMTREQMNLNAEMSTAMTERFSVGGALLVTLFGHPALENRDFGERAGRVRDLGIRIAMLGRVFFTALTLVAALATALVYGVGGNLAVRQTLTVGTLLALVALLGRLYGPLTALSNVRVDVMTALVSFERVFEVLDLEPMIKNAPDARELPADGASVEFDHVAFAYPTADQVSLASLESVAVLDKRVSAQVLEDVSFVVEPGQMVALVGPSGAGKTTITNLVARLYDVTGGAVRVAGQDVRDVTLQSLHDTIGYVTQDAHMFHDTIRANLRYAKPDATDDEMYAALDAAQIRELVAALPDGLDTVVGDRGHRLSGGERQRLAIARLLLKAPKIVVLDEATAHLDSESEVAVQQALDSALEGRTSLVIAHRLSTVRDADLILVVDHGNIVERGTHEQLLAAGGEYADLYHTQFSESGSAAGV, from the coding sequence ATGTCCGGACCGATGATGGGTGGCGGGATGCCCGGGTGGCGGCGGCAGGACGCGTCGGTGGTCAACCGGAAGCTGGCCAGCGGCACGCTGCGGCGGATCTTCCGGTTCGCGCGGCCTTTCCGGCTGCAGATCTCGCTGTTCCTGGTACTGGTGGTCGGCTCGGCGTTCCTGGTGATCGCCTCGCCGCTGTTGTTCAAGAAGATCGTCGACGACGGCATCGCCAAGGGGAACGCCGGTCTGGTCACCGCGCTCGCGCTGGTGGTCGCGTTGCTCGCGGTCGTCGAGGCGCTGCTCGGCCTGGTCCAGCGCTGGTTCTCGGCGCGGATCGGCGAAGGGCTGATCTTCGACCTGCGGACGAAGGTGTTCGCTCACGTCCAGCGGATGCCGGTCGCGTTCTTCACGCGTACGCAGACCGGCGCACTGGTGTCGCGGCTGAACAACGACGTGATCGGCGCGCAACAGGCGTTCACCACCACGCTGTCCGGCGTGGTCTCGAACATCATCAGCCTGATCCTGGTCGTCGGCGCGATGCTGGCGCTGAGCTGGCAACTGACCGTGGTCGCGATCCTGATGCTGCCGATCTTCCTGATCCCGGCCCGCGTACTCGGCCGCCGGCTGGCCGCGATGACCCGGGAGCAGATGAACCTGAACGCGGAGATGTCGACCGCGATGACCGAGCGGTTCAGCGTCGGCGGCGCGCTGCTGGTCACGCTGTTCGGCCACCCGGCGCTGGAGAACCGCGACTTCGGCGAGCGCGCCGGGCGGGTCCGCGACCTGGGCATCCGGATCGCGATGCTCGGCCGGGTGTTCTTCACCGCGCTGACTCTGGTCGCCGCGCTGGCGACCGCGTTGGTGTACGGCGTCGGCGGCAACCTGGCCGTACGCCAAACCCTGACCGTCGGCACCTTGCTCGCCCTGGTTGCCTTGCTCGGCCGCCTGTACGGGCCGCTGACCGCGCTGTCGAACGTGCGCGTCGACGTGATGACCGCGCTGGTGTCGTTCGAGCGCGTCTTCGAGGTGCTCGACCTGGAGCCGATGATCAAGAACGCCCCGGACGCACGCGAACTACCGGCGGACGGAGCGAGCGTCGAGTTCGATCACGTCGCGTTCGCGTACCCGACGGCCGACCAGGTGTCGCTCGCGAGCCTGGAGTCGGTCGCCGTGCTGGACAAGCGCGTCTCCGCGCAGGTGCTCGAGGACGTCAGCTTCGTGGTCGAGCCCGGTCAGATGGTCGCGTTGGTCGGTCCGTCCGGCGCCGGCAAGACCACCATCACCAACCTGGTCGCGCGGCTCTACGACGTGACCGGGGGAGCGGTGCGGGTAGCAGGGCAGGACGTCCGCGACGTCACGCTGCAGTCCCTGCACGACACGATCGGGTACGTGACGCAGGACGCGCACATGTTCCACGACACGATCCGCGCCAACCTGCGGTACGCCAAGCCGGATGCGACCGACGACGAGATGTACGCCGCACTCGACGCGGCGCAGATCCGGGAGCTGGTGGCGGCGTTGCCGGACGGGCTCGACACGGTCGTCGGCGACCGTGGTCACCGGCTGTCCGGTGGCGAGCGGCAACGGCTCGCGATCGCCCGGTTGTTGCTCAAGGCACCGAAGATCGTCGTGCTGGACGAGGCGACCGCGCACCTGGACTCCGAGTCCGAGGTCGCCGTTCAGCAGGCGCTGGACAGCGCGCTCGAGGGGCGTACGTCGCTGGTGATCGCGCACCGGTTGTCGACGGTACGGGACGCGGACCTGATCCTGGTCGTTGACCACGGCAACATCGTCGAGCGCGGTACGCACGAGCAGCTGCTGGCGGCCGGCGGTGAGTACGCCGACCTGTACCACACGCAGTTCAGCGAGAGCGGGTCCGCGGCCGGAGTTTAG
- a CDS encoding SRPBCC domain-containing protein, translating to MSRSIEREIQVQASPEVVYEVISSPKHLREWWPEEADLVAEPGATGTVTFRRPEGDKIQPVTVIEADPPRRFAFRWSYTDEPAVEDNSLLVTFDLIPAGGGTLLRFAESGYDVANKPDEMLADHTSGWDYFLPRISPYAAGLAQRP from the coding sequence ATGAGCAGGAGCATCGAGCGGGAGATCCAGGTACAGGCCAGCCCGGAGGTGGTGTACGAGGTGATCAGCTCGCCGAAGCACCTGCGGGAGTGGTGGCCGGAGGAAGCCGACCTGGTGGCCGAACCCGGCGCGACCGGCACGGTCACCTTCCGGCGGCCGGAAGGCGACAAGATCCAGCCGGTGACGGTCATCGAGGCCGACCCGCCGCGGCGGTTCGCGTTCCGCTGGTCGTACACCGACGAGCCGGCCGTCGAGGACAACTCGCTGCTGGTCACGTTCGACCTGATCCCGGCCGGCGGCGGCACGCTGCTCCGGTTCGCCGAGAGCGGGTACGACGTGGCGAACAAGCCGGACGAGATGCTCGCGGACCACACCAGCGGCTGGGACTACTTCCTGCCCCGGATCTCGCCGTACGCCGCCGGGCTGGCGCAACGGCCGTGA
- a CDS encoding metalloregulator ArsR/SmtB family transcription factor — protein MIDDELWSAIGDPTRRRMLDLLLADGGGTATGLSERLPVTRQAVAKHLGVLDRAGLVHSSPSGRERRYIVDEDRLAHAISQLADVTAAWDRRLNRIKRIAEAIERDRQS, from the coding sequence GTGATCGACGACGAGCTCTGGTCGGCGATCGGCGACCCGACCAGACGGCGGATGCTCGACCTGCTGCTGGCCGACGGCGGCGGCACCGCGACCGGGCTCAGCGAACGGCTGCCGGTCACCCGGCAGGCCGTCGCCAAGCACCTCGGCGTACTCGACCGGGCCGGGCTGGTGCACTCCAGCCCGTCCGGACGTGAACGCCGCTACATCGTGGACGAGGACCGCCTCGCCCACGCCATCAGTCAACTGGCCGACGTCACCGCGGCGTGGGACCGGCGACTGAACCGGATCAAGCGGATCGCCGAGGCGATCGAGCGCGATCGGCAATCCTGA